Proteins found in one Venturia canescens isolate UGA chromosome 8, ASM1945775v1, whole genome shotgun sequence genomic segment:
- the bwa gene encoding alkaline ceramidase has protein sequence MWKPFEAGSSPVDWCEGNYSISPSIAEFTNTMSNVIFLLLPPVLMHLFRDYGRFVNPGIHVIWFLLMIVGLSSAYFHATLSLIGQLLDELAILWVYTAGFCMFFPRRYFPAVFRNNRKRFSLFVLLPTLVATGLAVVHPAINAFALMILGIPAVGFMGLELRRTKSQRVFRLGLRCGAVWVLAVACWLNDRMFCDTWLNLNFPYLHALWHLFIFIASYTAAVLFAYFSVNDERPHQSPILKYWPRNDFELGIPYVTIKCYVKFDPNSNI, from the exons ATGTGGAAACCCTTCGAAGCTGGCAGTTCACCTGTCGATTGGTGTGAGGGAAATTATAGTATTTCACCAAGCATTGCGGAATTCACGAACACG ATGAGCAATGTGATATTTCTGTTGCTTCCACCGGTGCTTATGCATCTGTTTCGAGACTATGGAAGATTTGTAAATCCAGGAATCCATGTGATTTGGTTTTTACTTATGATCGTTGGTCTGAGCAGCGCTTATTTTCATGCAACTCTTTCTCTGATCG GTCAGTTGCTCGATGAATTAGCAATACTTTGGGTCTACACCGCTGGATTTTGTATGTTCTTTCCAAGAAGATACTTTCCAGCAGTTTTTCGAAACAACAGAAAAagattttctctctttgttcTATTACCGACTCTTGTTGCAACTGGTTTGGCTGTTGTGCATCCAGCTATCAATGCTTTTGCTCTGATGATTCTGGGCATTCCAGCGGTTGGGTTCATGGGCCTCGAACTAAGAAG AACAAAATCGCAGAGAGTCTTTCGTTTGGGATTGCGTTGCGGTGCTGTATGGGTCTTGGCAGTGGCTTGTTGGTTGAACGATCGTATGTTTTGCGATACTTGGTTGAATCTCAATTTTCCGTACTTACACGCACTTTGGCAtttgtttatatttattgCGAGCTACACAGCGGCAGTGTTGTTCGCTTATTTTTCGGTGAACGATGAGAGGCCTCATCAATCACCGATATTAAAGTATTGGCCAAGGAACGATTTTGAGTTGGGCATACCATACGTTACGATAAAATGTTACGTTAAATTCGATCCTAACAGTAATATTTAG